The window GTAAAAAAATAATATAAAAGAGCAGATAGGCTATATATATCTGAGTACGGTCCTTGTTTAGATTTTTCTGAATAAAATTCAATTGGAGAGAATCCAGGTGTTAAAAATATATTTTTTTTATCATTGCTCTTATAATTAATTGCAGAACCAAAATCAATTAATATAGGTCTATTCTGATGAATAATTATATTACTTGGCTTTATATCCCTATGAATATATTGCTTGCCATGTATTTGTTCAACAGTATTTAATAGTGGGAAGAATATTTTTTTTAAGAATTGTTCAAAATCTTTCTCCTCTTCTAGATAGTAATCTAAGGTAACCCCATCATAATACTTTGTTACTATATATGCAGTATTATTCTCTATGAAAAATTCATAACATTTAGCAATAAACTCATCTTCTAAAGATTTCATTAATTTTGCTTCATTTAAGAATTCATTCATTTTTTCCTGCAAACTCTCTTTCATAAAACTATTTTTACAAATAATTGTCTTACCATCTAAATCTCTTAATACTAAATTTTTCGGAAAAAACTCTTTAATAACTACTTTTTCATTATTTTCAATATTCTCTGCCATATATACTATAGAAAAGTTACTTCTTTCAGCTAGTCTTCTTTTTATAATATATTTATTGTTTAAAATACTTTCTTTAGGCAAATAAATATAATCAATTTCATTATTGTTCTTCATCTTCTATCACCTAACATTATATTAAAATATAAACAGAAACTTATCTTTCTTTTCTTTAGTCCTTGCTATTTTATTTTCAACAACTTCAAGTTCCTCACTTTTATTAATATTAGAGTATATTTCTTTTGCCTGCTCATAATTATCTAGAGCTTTGTCATATTCTCTTTCTTTAAAATATTTGTCTGCTGAATCTTCATATTTTTTAGCTTTACTGTAATTTACACTTTCTAACATCTCTTCAATTTCTGCTATTTCTTTAGTCATATTACTTTGAACATATAGCTCTAGAGCCTTTTTATAATTTAATAGAGCTTCTTGATAATTTTCTTTAGTTAATTTTATTTGAGCTAATTCTTTATAGTTCTTGGCTTGATTTAAAGTTTTAGCTAGGAGAAGATTATTGATTTTATAATCAATCTTTTTAACTTTATTTGACATATTGATCTTAGAATATATCTTATTTGCTTCCTTATAATTAAACAATGCTTCATCATATTCTTTCTTCTCTGCCTGCATATACATATCTGCAACTTCTTCATATTCTTCAGCTTCAATTTTATTCTTAGTTAAAATAACATTCTTGATTTTCTTCTCTATCTTTTGAGCTTCTTCTGTCTTATTTAACTCTAAATAAATAATCTTTGCTTCAAGATATTTTAAATTAGCATTTTCAAATTCTTGACTTTGAAAGAATTCATCACCCTTATCTTCAGCAATTTCTGCTTTGGCAATCTTCTCTGTTTTTATTATTAGTTGATTAGTATCTTCTATTTTGATTTTTATCATTGTCAATTTCTGATTAAATCTATTCTGTTTACAAATTTCAAGAGCATTATTATATTTTTCCTTAGCAATTGCAAATTTACCAGCCTTATAAAAGATATCTCCTTCTTGTTCGTAGTCAATTGCTTTTAACATATTATTTGCCTTTACTATCTTCTCTTCTATAGTATTTAAATTATAATCTTCAACCTTTAAATAACTTAATCTTGCTTCATTATATTTAGTTATTGCTTCTTGATAATTTTCATTGTTAAAATAATCATCAGCTCTTATTTCATTTTCTCTACCTTCAATGATATTACCTGTTTCTTTTATCTTCTGGTTGATTATATTTAATTTCTCTTTCTGCTTAAATTTGTCATAAACTTCTTTAGCTTCTTTATATTTATTCAATGCTTCATTGTAGCTTGCAATTTCAAAAAGTTCATCACCTTCTGCTTCAAGTCTATAGGTATCTTTTAACTCTCCCAATTTAAGATTCTCTTTCTTTATTTTCATAGCTTTAAGGGTTTTTATCTTATTTACTTTCTGATAAATAAGATATCCTCCTGCCAACATGACAATTGGGATTAAAAATATTGCTACTTTTTTTAAGAATTTTCCTCTATTACTAGTCTCTTTAAAGGCTTTTTTAATAAATAAAGAAATCATAGAGTAATTATTTAAGTTTCTATTACCTTTTTTTAATATGTTTTTTTCTAATTTAGCTACAAAATCTTTTGCATCAGTTGCTTCTTTTAAAACCCCTTCAATCTCTTGATCATTAACATTCTCCCAAAATCCAGAAGTACAAATTAGTAAGGCATCCTCATCTTTTAATTTAGTCTTCTTACTAACATAGGGTTTTATTTTCCTTCCTTGTCCTAAAAATTTAGTTAGATTATTCTTTTCTCTATGTTGGTTGGCCTTACGTTCCTCAACTTGACCAGCATCCACCATCATTTGAGCAACACTATGATCTTTAGATCTAGCTTTTAATCTTTCATTTCTAAAATGATATAATCTTGTATTTCCTACATTACCCCACACAATAGAGCTATAATCTGTTACTACAACTAATACTGTTGTCTGTAATTTAATAATCCTACTCTCATGCAGTAAGGCTTTATTTGCATTCTTTATATATCTTTTAATATGCTTTCTCTTCATAGATGGTTTTTCAGCAAACTCATTGAGGATACTTCCTACTACAATTTCAGCACTTAATATATCATGAGCAGAATCTATTCCATCTGCTAATACCCAACATGCATAATCATCAAGTTCCACATAAGCAAAATAATCTCTATTTTTAGTAAAATGCCCTGGTTTTGTTATAAATTCAGTTATAAATTCGCTATTATCTTTTCTCATTATTATTCCTCCATTTTAATACATGTATATTTATTTGCTAATTTATCCTTTAAAATTATATTAATTAACAATATCACTATTTTTTCCATTCAATTGATAAAAAAATTAACCCTTTACCAAATCTTGACCTGGATCAGTAATCTTTATAATTCCCGCATAAGCACAAGTCAATTTAGAACTTTCTAACAAAGCAGGATTTCCTGCTACTTTAACATCTGGTTTTCCGCCTGTCCAAGGTGCTACAATATTAGGGATGCAAGGCATTGGCTTTAATTTACCTTTATTTGCTGCTGTAGCTGCTGCTACTGTAGGATTAGCCATACTCTTACATTTACCAAAGGGTTGGATATTTGCCATTGGCTTATTATCCATAATAGTAGCCACTAAATTACCTTGCATCTTAATATTATGGGGTGCTACCACTTTTAGTGCCCCTTCCTTGTCACCTTGGTTACATTTTAATTTAGCTCCTGCACAGACATATAACTTACTTCCGCTAGCCCCTGAACTAGTAGGAGAGCTACTCTCTTCACTTTCTTGCTTATCACTCTCTTGGGTTTCTGACTTGGATTGGCTACTATTGCTTGTATTAGTTCCTGCTGCTACTGTTTTAGTAGTACTCTGCTCTTGTTTATCTTCTTGGCTCTCTCCTTCTTGAGTTTCCTCTTTCTGTTCCTCCTCTTCCTCAGGAAATTTTATCTTCTCTCCAGCATAAATCCATAAGAAGCCATCTTTAATTCTTTCTTCTTCCTCTAAAAATTTATTCTCTTCTAATTCTAAGATTTCACTTTTAGATGCTTCTTTCTTTCCATCTTTGGTAGCTATTTTATCTCCTTCTAAACGATAAGGTGCTCCTTCTAGCCAGATTCCATAATCTCCTTCTTTAAAGCCTGCTATACAGATATTTTCTGTTTGATTCTCTTGTTGAGCATAAGTTATAAATAAGTTTCCATTATCATCTTTAACATACTTGTTCCCCTTAGAGTCTTCATATATCTTCTCAGCCAATCTTTACACCTCCAAATTATTTCTTAGGTAAATAAACTTTAGAACCAATTCGCAAATGTTTAGCCTCTTCTTCACTAAAGGTAGTACCATCTTCTCTCTCAATTTCCACCCATAAACTGACTTTCCCTAATTTATTTTCAGCAATATGGGATAAGGTATCTCCTGATTCTATAGTATACTCCTCACGTAAGTCACTTTTCTCTTGCACTCCACTATCTTCAATTGGGGTTATACCCGCTGGAATAAAATAATTCCCTTGATTTTTAAGTATTATTTTACTATATGTTTCTTTGCCTGTACTTCCTTCTAATTCAATCAATTTAAATTCATTTTCTTTCTTCTTAACCTTATTAGCATTAGACCCTGCTAGACTTTCTCCTTTATCAGGGATATCTATCCCATAATCTAAATCTTTAAACTCTTTAATCTTTAAATTATTCCATCCATCTTCGCTATAATCTTTACATCTATATTTAATTACTAAATAGGTATCTTCAACTAAACTACCATTTAAATCATAGGTATATCTAACTTCTAATTCTTTATCATCAGCTAATTTTATAATTTCCTCATATTCTTGTTTGCTAGTTAAATGTTCATAACCACCTTCTAAATCCTGTCTTCTCTTTAAAGCAGTTCCAATTCTTTCCCCGTTTATTGTTATATTTTTTTGAGGATTACTATTATCTTTATAACAACTTTTAGACCCAAGACCTGTCCAAAATTCAAAATCATTATTTTTTTCATTATTTGATGTATTCTTATTTTGGCTACTATTACTTCCATATAATATATCATCATTATTTTTTATAAAAAATCTGTATCTTTTCCATGGATAATAATCTGCTAAATTACTTGATGATATATCTATAGAAAATAAGATATAATTGTAGTCTTGTTCAGTATCTACTGTATTCCCAGCTAAATTAGCTTTAATAAACTTCTCTTTGTTATGTGGTAAATTAAATATATCATCATAAGTAAGTTTATCTTTGGCTATACTTAACCCTCTTTCTTCTGCCTGCTTATCTATTAATTCAGTACTCTTTATTACATAAACCTCTGGAATCCTTTGATATGAAATATGCTTAGGGGTCAATATAATTCTTGTCTCTTCCTCTAGTATTTTTTGAGCAAATTCCTCTCCAAAATACTGAGATAAGTTATTTAAGTATTTATTTAATTCTTTTGTTCCAAAAGGTAAGAATACTACATTTTTAATCTTTGATTCAATATTTCTTTTAAATTTTTTCTTCTCTCTATCATAAATTAAAGGGCGTAAATTTTCAGCAGATATTTCAGTATCGGTATAACTAATTATTTTATCTTTTAATTCCATCATATGCTTATTACCTTTACCATCAAAGTCATAAAAAGCCACAAAGTCAATATCAGGATATATTTTTTTCAATTCATTATTTTCCTGAATATCTTGATATAATTTTCCTATCATATCTATAGTCCCTATAAAAGTAGTTCCATTTTCTTTAAAATCTATTTTTAATTGAGTTTCATAATTACTAAAGTATTTACTATAATCATATAAAGTATATTTTTCATGTTTCTTTCCACTAATAAAATCATATGCTTTTAAAGATCCATTTACTATTTCTGGTGCTATAGTTCCTTCATTAATTTCTAATTTTAAAATATTAAAAGCATCTACTGGATTATTATCATCATGCTTAAAAAACTCTACAAAAGCATCAAACATCGAGGGACCATCTATCGATTTTTCTACAACTATATAACTATTATCAGATTTAATTCCTGTAGGAGAGTCCCATGGTAAGATACTATACAATCTACTAGCCCCGATTATTCCTCTCCAATTTTTTATCTCGCTTATAGTTGTTTTTACCCCAATCTTAAGCATTTGTGAAAATAATTCACTTGTTGAATATTTTCTTCTCTCTTTCTTATCAAGACAGACTCTTAAACTCTCTTTAACACCATTAGAGACTGCTTGGGCACATTTCATCCAGAGTAATCCTAACCCAATAAGTAATGATGCAGCATCTGGAGCAGCCTTTATTGTTTTGAATCCAGTCTTTAACATTATTGCCCCTGGAATTCCAATTAGCCCCATAATACTGGCTGCAATAGTATTTAAGCCTGCTTCAAATTGAACTTCTTTTCTGATATCTTCTGGACTCATATTTTGATAATCATTTTTATGCCTATAATATACAGTTACCACTGCTGCTGCCCAAACTGCAACATAATCTCCAACTTGTCCTCCTATACTGCTACATATGTTCTTATATTCATCTACCCCCTTCCAACCATTATTCAATAACTTCTTAACACTACCAAATACCTCTTTGCTATCTTTTCCAATTTTAATTGTACTATCTGCTCTATTGGCAAACCCTACTACTGGAGATAAATCATTCTTTTCCTTATCGTTAGAACTCCCCAATGCTAATTCAATCAATATATTTGCTCCAGTATTTGTTGTCGCCTTATATACAGGAGTAAGTAGTTCTTTAAAATATCTTAATACACTCAACTGATTACCTAGTAACATACCACCTTTATACTTACTCTGGTCTTTGAGAATAGGAAGTAATCTATCTTTTCCAAATATCGCTTCTTTAGCCTTGGTTTCACTCGTTAACCCTGTTAAGATTATATCTGCTGAATTCAAAAATGCTGTCATTGCCTCTTCTTCTTCTTTCCATTCTGCTGCGTTTAATCCGTTGGTGTAGGCTCTTTCTAAATCTTGTATCTCTTTCTTATGCGTTTCAAGATTATATGATGGAGGACAAGGTTTCCATCGTTGACCATTCTTTATTGATTGTCCTTCTTCTAAAATATAAAACATATGGTCTCTTTCATTATAGCGTACTTTTTTTGACATTTACTCTCCCCCCCTTATTAACTTTTTCATATTCATAATTAGTAATAAGCCCTACTATACCATCAGAATCTTTAGACAAAATTCTGATTAATCTATTATTCTTATCGTATTCATATTCATCCCAAGCTATTATCCACCACGTATTATTTTCCAATAGTTCTTTATCTATATGTTTTATTTTATTCCCGTTTTCATCAAAATCATATTCATCAACACTCTCAATATTACCATTTTCATCTTTAGAAATAAACCTTGTTCTATTACCTTCTTTATCATATTCCCATTCATACCACGACTTTATTGTATCACCATTTTTAGCTATATATTTAACTTTTTTACCTTTATCATTAAAATAAGTTGTACACAGAATTGTTTCATCTGTATTAGTAATCTGTTTTATCTCTATCTCTTTTACTTTGACTCCTTGCTGATTAAACTCTCTTTCAAAGGTTGATACTGTATCGAACATAAGCCCTTTATAAATTACTCTTTCTTTTTCTCCCTCTTCATTATAATATATCTCTTCTCTTGCTTTAGTATATTGGTCATTAGTATATTGATACTTTAATTGTCCACCTTCATAGTATTTATAGAGTCCTTCCCCGCACTTCTCTCCTTTTTCATTTGTCTCTAGATACCCTATTTTTTTGCCTTGCTTATCATAACTATAAGTTCTTGTTATAGCTCCAAAAGGCTCTCTTAATATTGTTGATTTCATCACCTCTCCTTCATCATTATATTGATACTTTTCATAATAAAACAATTCACCATTTTTTCGATTACTAACTAAACTTAATAAATTATCTTTGGCATCATATTTTTCTACTCTTTCCACATACTTTTTCCCTGTATCTAAATTTTCTACAATTGACTTCTTTACTAAATATACATTTTCTTCTTTTACCTTAACTTCATTAGTCTGTCCTTTGGCTAACCTCTGTAATGTCTCTAATTCTTCTTTAAATTGTTGCTTAGCTACCTCTTCTCTTTGGCTTGTTCCATTACTTCTACATGATACTAGTAGCAATATTAATGTGAATATCATCAGTAATATTAGTACTCTATTCTTTCTTTTCATAATATCAAACCTTTCCTTTTGAGTTTATTTTAAATATTATTGATTATATATGGATACTATTAAGCATAAATCACCCCTTTTTACTTCACCACAAGCTAAAGCATGTGGCTTAATTTTTATTTAAATGAAGATAAATAAAAGGTCAGCATTGTAACCGCTTACTTATTTTCACTTAGTTTTAATTATTCATTGTGAATTGTGAATTGTAAATTGCTTTACCTGCCTTTAAATTTACTCTGGTCTTTGAGAATAGGAAGTAATCTATCTTTTCCAAATATCGCTTCTTTAGCCTTGGTTTCACTCGTTAACCCTGTTAAGATTATATCTGCTGAATTCAAAAATGCTGTCATTGCCTCCTCTTCTTCTTTCCATTCTGCTGCATTTAAGCCGTTGGTGTAGGCTCTTTCTAAATCTTGTATCTCTTTCTTATGCGTTTCAAGATTATATGATGGAGGACAAGGTTTCCATTGCTGACCATCTTCTATTGCACCACCATCTTCTACAATATAAAACATATGGTCTTCTTCATTATAAAGTACTTCTTTTGACATTTAATCTCCACCCTTAGTACCATTTTGATATTCATAATGAGTAATAAATCTTACTATACCATTAGAATCTTTCGATAAAATTCTCATGACTTGATTATTCTCATTATATTCATATTCATGCCAAATCCTTAATCTCCATTTGTTTCTTTCTACTAATTTTTTATCTATATGCTTGGTTTTATTCCCGTTTTCATCAAACTGGTATTCATCAAAACCTTGAATATTACCATTTTTATCTTTAGAAATGAATTTGGTTATATTTCCTTGTTTATCATACTCCCACTCATACCACGACTTTATTATATCTTCATTTTTAACTATATATTTAACTTTTTTACCTATCTCATTAAAATAAGTTGTACACAGAATTGTTTCATCTGTATTAGTAATCTTTTTTGTCTCTATTTCTTTTACTTTGACTCCTTGCTGATTAAACTCTCTTTCAAAGGTTGATACTGTATCGAACATAAGCCCTTTATAAATTACCTTTTCTTTTTCTCCCTCTTCATTATAATAAATCTCTTCTCTTCCTTTAGTATATTGATCATTGGTATATTCATATTTCAACTGTCCATCTTCATAATATTTATAGAGTCCTTCCCCGCACTTCTCTCCTTTTTCATTTGTCTCTAGATATCCCATTTTTTTACCTTGCTTATCATAACTATAAGTCCTTGTTATAGCTCCAAAAGGCTCTCTTAATATTGTTGATTTCATCACCTCTCCTTCATCATTATATTGATACTTCTCATAATAAAATAATTCACCATTTTTTCGATTACTAACTAAACTTAATAAATTATTTTTATCATCATACTTTTCTATTCTTTTTACATATTTTTTACCTGTCTCTAAATTTTCTACAATTGACTTCTTTATTAAATAGACTTTATCTTCTTTTACCTTAACTTCATTAGTCTGTCCTTTNTGGGCACATTTCATCCAGAGTAATCCTAACCCAATAAGTAATGATGCAGCATCTGGAGCAGCCTTTATTGTTTTGAATCCAGTCTTTAACATTATTGCCCCTGGAATTCCAATTAGCCCCATAATACTGGCTGCAATAGTATTTAAGCCTGCTTCAAATTGAACTTCTTTTCTGATATCTTCTGGACTCATATTTTGATAATCATTTTTATGCCTATAATATACAGTTACCACTGCTGCTGCCCAAACTGCAACATAATCTCCAACTTGTCCTCCTATACTGCTACATATGTTCTTATATTCATCTACCCCCTTCCAACCATTATTCAATAACTTCTTAACACTACCAAATACCTCTTTGCTATCTTTTCCAATTTTAATTGTACTATCTGCTCTATTGGCAAACCCTACTACTGGAGATAAATCATTCTTTTCCTTATCGTTAGAACTCCCCAATGCTAATTCAATCAATATATTTGCTCCAGTATTTGTTGTCGCCTTATATACAGGAGTAAGTAGTTCTTTAAAATATCTTAATACACTCAACTGATTACCTAGTAACATACCACCTTTATACTTACTCTGGTCTTTGAGAATAGGAAGTAATCTATCTTTTCCAAATATCGCTTCTTTAGCCTTGGTTTCACTCGTTAACCCTGTTAAGATTATATCTGCTGAATTCAAAAATGCTGTCATTGCTTCTTCTTCTTCTTTCCATTCTGCTGCATTTAAGCCATTGGTGTAGGCTTGGGCTAGTTTATCTCCTTCATGTTCCGTTAAATTCGGTGGAGCTGGTTGCCAAGGGGTTTTAGATTGTTTGCCATTCACTTCTAAAAAGAATGCATTACTCATTTTATCAAAAACTATTTTTTTAGAAACTTTATTACTATCTTCTATTTGATTATTACTCATTATAGTCTTCTCCCTTCTTAATTGTTAAATTTATATTTGTAATGAAGAATTGTAAAAATTTCTCCTTCAATAATTTTTTTAGCTTTGACTTTATTATTTTTATCATCATATTCATTCTTATATCTCCACTTTTCAATTAATTCTCCATTATTATTTCTATCAAAACGAGTCATTTCAATTTCTTTTCCATGCCTATTATATTTATATTTTCTCATTATTTCTATATTTCCACATTTATCTTTAGATGTAGATTCTATCACATTTCCATTTTTATCATATTTACTTTCATACCAATCAGTAATCTCATTTTCATCTTTACTTATTTGTTTAGTTATTTTTCCGAATTTATTATAATTAATTGTAGTTATAATTGTTATTCCATTACCTTTATATTTTCTAGTTTGAATCTCTTTAATCTTATTTCCATCTTTATCATACTCACATTTGAAACTAGTCACTGAATCTCCCATTAGATTACTATTTAATTCTTTAGTTTTCTCTCCAGATTTATCGTAATATATTTCTTTTGTTTTTTTGCTATATCCATCTTCGCTATATTCATATTTCAATTGACCATTACTATAATACTGATAAATTCCTTTACCACACTTCTCATCTTTCTGGTTAGTAGCTACATAAGCAATCTTTCTTCCATCTTTGTCATAGGTGTAAGTTTTGGTAATGTAAATGGGTCCCCCCATAAATTGTTTCTTAATAGTTGACTTTAGTAATTTTGATTTTTCATCATATTTATGCTTTTCATAATATGTCTCTCCCCCATCTTTATTCATGTAGACTAAACTTAATAAATTATCATTCTTATCGTATTTCCATTCTCTTGATGTATATTGTGTTTTGTTATCAGGGTCTTCAATTATTTCTGTTTTTACTAAGTAGACATCTTCTTTATTTACCTCAACTTCATTAGTCTTTCCTTTGGCTAATCTCTGTAATGTCTCTAGCTCCTCTTTGAATTGTTGCTTGGCTACCTCTTCTCTTGGACTTGTTCCATTACTTCTGCA of the Orenia metallireducens genome contains:
- a CDS encoding serine/threonine protein kinase; translation: MKNNNEIDYIYLPKESILNNKYIIKRRLAERSNFSIVYMAENIENNEKVVIKEFFPKNLVLRDLDGKTIICKNSFMKESLQEKMNEFLNEAKLMKSLEDEFIAKCYEFFIENNTAYIVTKYYDGVTLDYYLEEEKDFEQFLKKIFFPLLNTVEQIHGKQYIHRDIKPSNIIIHQNRPILIDFGSAINYKSNDKKNIFLTPGFSPIEFYSEKSKQGPYSDIYSLSALLYYFFTTNIPEESLNRIIEDNLKSIDSLNQEIPDKLNNIIMKNLSLDYKRRDRVIAIFKLKLWGVYLNYKFKKLISNLFNRFGQNMSG
- a CDS encoding protein phosphatase 2C domain-containing protein; amino-acid sequence: MRKDNSEFITEFITKPGHFTKNRDYFAYVELDDYACWVLADGIDSAHDILSAEIVVGSILNEFAEKPSMKRKHIKRYIKNANKALLHESRIIKLQTTVLVVVTDYSSIVWGNVGNTRLYHFRNERLKARSKDHSVAQMMVDAGQVEERKANQHREKNNLTKFLGQGRKIKPYVSKKTKLKDEDALLICTSGFWENVNDQEIEGVLKEATDAKDFVAKLEKNILKKGNRNLNNYSMISLFIKKAFKETSNRGKFLKKVAIFLIPIVMLAGGYLIYQKVNKIKTLKAMKIKKENLKLGELKDTYRLEAEGDELFEIASYNEALNKYKEAKEVYDKFKQKEKLNIINQKIKETGNIIEGRENEIRADDYFNNENYQEAITKYNEARLSYLKVEDYNLNTIEEKIVKANNMLKAIDYEQEGDIFYKAGKFAIAKEKYNNALEICKQNRFNQKLTMIKIKIEDTNQLIIKTEKIAKAEIAEDKGDEFFQSQEFENANLKYLEAKIIYLELNKTEEAQKIEKKIKNVILTKNKIEAEEYEEVADMYMQAEKKEYDEALFNYKEANKIYSKINMSNKVKKIDYKINNLLLAKTLNQAKNYKELAQIKLTKENYQEALLNYKKALELYVQSNMTKEIAEIEEMLESVNYSKAKKYEDSADKYFKEREYDKALDNYEQAKEIYSNINKSEELEVVENKIARTKEKKDKFLFIF
- a CDS encoding DUF4280 domain-containing protein, with translation MAEKIYEDSKGNKYVKDDNGNLFITYAQQENQTENICIAGFKEGDYGIWLEGAPYRLEGDKIATKDGKKEASKSEILELEENKFLEEEERIKDGFLWIYAGEKIKFPEEEEEQKEETQEGESQEDKQEQSTTKTVAAGTNTSNSSQSKSETQESDKQESEESSSPTSSGASGSKLYVCAGAKLKCNQGDKEGALKVVAPHNIKMQGNLVATIMDNKPMANIQPFGKCKSMANPTVAAATAANKGKLKPMPCIPNIVAPWTGGKPDVKVAGNPALLESSKLTCAYAGIIKITDPGQDLVKG
- a CDS encoding RHS repeat domain-containing protein; this encodes MKKKNRVLVLLMIFTLMLLLASCRSNGTSPREEVAKQQFKEELETLQRLAKGKTNEVEVNKEDVYLVKTEIIEDPDNKTQYTSREWKYDKNDNLLSLVYMNKDGGETYYEKHKYDEKSKLLKSTIKKQFMGGPIYITKTYTYDKDGRKIAYVATNQKDEKCGKGIYQYYSNGQLKYEYSEDGYSKKTKEIYYDKSGEKTKELNSNLMGDSVTSFKCEYDKDGNKIKEIQTRKYKGNGITIITTINYNKFGKITKQISKDENEITDWYESKYDKNGNVIESTSKDKCGNIEIMRKYKYNRHGKEIEMTRFDRNNNGELIEKWRYKNEYDDKNNKVKAKKIIEGEIFTILHYKYKFNN